Proteins found in one Candidatus Omnitrophota bacterium genomic segment:
- a CDS encoding TIGR00153 family protein translates to MRGEFIRAFPRPLSAARRTTSSGCLFFVHCGNDKFRRLSMLGFGRKKEKEVRVLICQHLESVRATVEEMKLSMNEYLAGDIKNAKENGFQAHRLEKVADAGRREIIEKLHKGAFLPVFREDLIRLVAQQDKIADRAESCCDFFLTQRPAVPEKFMEQFKELMNASATTITPYVKAIENMFSDYTVVKTNIREVNTQEEKADTVEWHLTRDIFCSDLPLAEKLHLRRLISHVVCISDVIEDAADDLDILMVKYQI, encoded by the coding sequence ATGCGGGGTGAATTTATCAGAGCCTTTCCGCGCCCACTATCCGCGGCTCGGCGCACCACTTCCTCCGGATGTCTTTTTTTTGTACACTGTGGAAATGATAAATTTAGGAGGTTGTCAATGTTAGGATTCGGAAGAAAAAAGGAAAAGGAAGTCAGGGTTCTGATATGCCAGCATCTTGAGAGCGTCCGCGCCACCGTGGAAGAAATGAAGCTCTCAATGAACGAATATCTCGCCGGCGATATTAAAAACGCCAAAGAGAACGGTTTTCAGGCGCATCGCCTGGAAAAAGTGGCCGACGCCGGACGCAGGGAGATAATAGAGAAACTGCACAAAGGGGCATTCCTTCCGGTTTTCAGGGAAGACCTCATCCGGCTCGTCGCCCAGCAGGACAAAATAGCCGACAGGGCGGAGAGCTGCTGTGACTTCTTCCTGACTCAGAGGCCAGCTGTTCCCGAAAAGTTCATGGAACAATTCAAAGAACTCATGAATGCTTCGGCCACGACGATCACCCCCTACGTTAAAGCCATTGAAAACATGTTCTCGGATTATACTGTGGTCAAGACGAATATAAGGGAAGTCAATACGCAGGAAGAAAAAGCCGACACGGTTGAATGGCACCTCACGAGGGATATCTTCTGTTCGGATCTTCCCCTTGCTGAAAAACTGCATCTGCGCAGGCTCATATCGCATGTCGTGTGCATATCGGATGTCATAGAGGACGCTGCCGACGATCTTGACATCCTGATGGTGAAATACCAGATTTAA